In Halobacterium noricense, the genomic stretch GAGACGGCGCGCCTGATGGACTCCTACACGGAGATGACGGAACTGCTGTTGCCCAACGACACGAACAACCTCGGCCGCGCGCTCGGTGGCGCGGTCCTGCACTGGATGGACATCTGCGCGGCCATCGCGTCGATGCGGTTCTCCGGCCGACAGTGCGTCACTGCCTCCATGGACCACGTCGACTTCATCGCGCCCATCGAGATGGGCGAGGTCGCGGTCGTGGAGGCGTTCGTCTTCGACGTCGGCCAGTCCAGCATCGAGGTGAAAGTCGAAGTCCGCGCCGAGGACCCCGTGGAGGGCACGGAGCGCAAGACCACGACGTCGTTTTTCACGTTCGTCGCGCTCGACGACGACGGCAAGCCCACCGAGGTGCCGCGGCTGGCCTGCGACACGGAGGCCGAGGCGGCGCTCCGGCAGGACGCCCTCGACGCCCACGCCGAACAGCAGTAATCAGTCGAGGCGCGGCACGTCGAGCGTGACGACCGCGCCGGTCGGCTCGTTGTCCGCGAACGTCACGTGCCCGCCCGCGATGTCCGTCCCCCAGTGAATCAGCCAGAGGCCGAGCCCGCTGGCGTGGTCGAGTTGCGTCTCCGTCCCCCGCTGTAGCACTTCGTACTCGCCCTCGTGGATGCCGGGGCCGTTGTCGGCGACGCGAATCTGCACGCGGCCGTCGTGCGTTTCGACGCTGATGTTCACGCACGCGTTCTCGTTCGTGTTGTGCTCGGCGGCGTTTTCGAGGGCGTTCCAGACGACGGGGCCGAGCGTGGCCGGCACGCGACAGTCCGCGGGGAACTCGGCGACGTCGACGGTCACCCCGGGGAACGCGTCGCGGAGCCGCTCGACGCGGCCGTCGAGCAGTTCCCGGACACTGACCGGCCGTGTCGGCTCCTGCTCGCGTTCGAGGAGGTCGATGATGACCCGGGCCTTCTCCCCGAGCCCCGCGATTCTGGACGCGCGCTGCTCCACGATGTCCACGGCCTCGCGCTCCTCGTCCGTGTCGACGGACAGCTGGCCCACGTAGCCGAGAATCATCTGGGTGTCGGTGCGGATGTTGTGGCGGAACGCGCGGTTCAGCACCTCCAGTCGTTGCTTCTGCCGGAAGTACCGGCTGACGTCGTGGAGCGTGACGACGCGCCCGATGAGCCGGTCGCGGACGTCGTGGATGGGCGTCACCGAGACGTCGAACGGCGTATCGTCGCCGTCGACGGCGATTGTGACGTGCTCCGGCCGGCACTCGCCGTCGAGCGGGCCCAGCGACGGCAGCATCGACGCCACCGACTCGCCGATGGCGTCGTAGCGCGACCGCCCCAGCAGCGGCTCCGCGCTCTCGTTGGCGTCCACGACGTAGCCGTGCCTGTCGACGACGACGGCGGCGTCGTCCATCCGCTCGAAGACGAGCCGGCGCGCCCGCCAGTTCGGGGCGGGGCTCGCGCCGAACAGCTGGAACTGCGTGAGCGCGCCGAGGAACGCCACGCCCGTGACGGCGAACGCGATGGGTGTGGGGTCGAATTCGGGGAGCGGGAGCATGCCCGCGACGGAGAGGACGTTCGTCACCCACGGCGTCAGCGACCCGAACAGCAAGGCGGTGCTCTGCCCGCGGAACAGCACCGCGTTGCTCCGAATCAGGTCGACGAGTGGGACGAACCCGAGCACGCCGAGCACGTACGTGTACGCCGCGACGACCCAGTACCACGGCCCGCCGGTGCGGTGGAGCAACACGAGGTCGCCGTACGAGACGACGCTCGTCGAACGGTAGAGCAGGTCGTGGGACCCGCTGGTCGCCGCCAGCACCACCGTCACCGCGGGGATGACGGCGAGCACCGCGACCACGTGCGAGCGGACGTACTCGTCGCGGCCGGTGTACGCAAGCGCGAACAACAGCCACGCCAGTGGGATGACGACGACGCCGACCCACTGGACGTCCGACCACAGCAGCTTCCGCGCGAGCGAGTCGGCCTGCAGTTCGAACACCAGAAACGCCGTCCACCAGCCGACCCCGCCGAGCATGAGCACGAGCGCGGACGCGCCCGGTTCCGGCCGCTCGCGCCACGCGAGCAGCCCGGCGGCGAAGCTGACCGCGATGCTGACCAGCAGGACCACGGTCAGGAGTTCGAGGAGCGCGACCACTGGTGTTCGCGAGAGTGTGCGCCATCCTAAAAGCCGTGCCGTCCCGCGAAGGTTGCGGTCCTCGTGGCGACCCAGTCGCGGTTATCCGAGGGCGACCAGGGAGAGCACGGCGCCGACGACGACGTATTCGAGTTCGGGCGCGACGGTCAGCCACGCGCGGTCGGCGTAGCGCGCCAGCAGGCTCGTGACGACCAGCGAGTAGACGAGGCCGACGCCGAGCGCGAGCGCGACCGACACCGAGAGGTAGCCGGCAGCCAGGGCGTACGCGAGGACTGCGGCGGTAATCGCGTCGACGGCGTAGAGGACGAGTCGCGTCCGTTCGAGGCCGAGCACCACGGGAAGCGTGCGGACGCCGGCCTCCCGGTCGCCCTCGCGGTCGCGGACGTTCGGGAGCTCGGTGTCGACGAACGACCGCAGGAAGAAGTACGCGAACACGAGCGCGACGGCGGGCGTCACGCCGCCGTCGGCGAACGCCACTGGCAGGAACGTCAGCGACACCGCCCACGCCAGCGCGACGACGGCCGTGTTGACGACGAGAACGTCCTTCAGCCGGCAGAAGCGCGAGCCGAGCTGCGGCAGCCAGTCGCTGGCGTACAGCACCCAGAACGCGCCGGGGAGCAGCGCCAGTGCCAGCGCCAGCGGACCGCCGAGCATCGCGAGCGCGATGGCGAGTCCGTACGCGAGCGCCGCTGCGACGTACAAGACGTCTTCGTGCCGGCGCACGAACGCGGCCTGCTCGGGTTTGTCGACGGCGTCGTCGTCGACGTCGGCGATGCGGTCGTTCGCGTAGACGGCGAACGTAATCAGGCCGACGACGGCGGGTGCGGGGCTCAGCGGCAGTGACAGCACCGCCATCGCGATGCCGACTTCGATGACCGTGACCACCGAGAGGTACGCCGAACTGTACAACAGAACCGTCCAGAGGTGTTTCGCGCGAGCGAGCTGTGCGACAAACCACGTCGAGTCGCCGGAGAGCGCCGCCCGGCAGTGTTGTTTCCGTGACATCGTTCGGTCGTCAGGTCGGCAACAGCAGCCACCAGTCTGACGTGCGAACAGACCGTCTATAGCGGCTTAGTTTTACGTTCATTTTATCATCTATCAAATGTGAAAATACGGTAGCCCACAGGCTTATCCGCGCTGTCGCCGTCTGTTCGACCACGACGATGACAGGCGTCAAACAAGACCGTGTCGAGGGGGTCGAGCAGGCAGCCGACCGCGTGACGAACCTCCTGGCTGGGGGGACCGCGAGGGTGAGTGACCGTGGAGGGAAACGATGACTGAACACGCGAAGAACCTCCTGCGGAAGATCGACGAAGCGGCCGTGGAGGCCCTCGACGTCGCGGACCGCGAGCAGGCCAAGCAGAAGGGCGGCTCCCAGCGCGAGGCCTACGAGAAGGGACTGAACGAGGTCGAACGCATCGCCGGGCGGGCGCAGGCCCGCGAACTCGCGGAGTGGATTCAGGACCAGATACAGGAGCGCGAGACGTTCCCCTCCGCCCGCGAAGTCCGCAACCACGGCGCGCAGATCTGCCGGAAGAGCGGCCACGACGTCTCGACGAACGACTGGCTGGGCGCGTAGCGGTCGGCGACGCGCAGGCTTTTCCCCGCCGACTACCTACTCCTGGCCATGGCTCTCGACGCGCCCGCGCCCGACCCGCCGGAGTTGGAGGGCGACCCCGACGAGTACGACGACGTCACCGTCCAGGGCACCGACTACCACCGCGACGACCTTCAAGAGTTCCTGGAGGACGGCGCGTGGGCGGAAGCCTTCGAGACGTGGGCGGCGGAGACGGAGTTGACCCGTGAAGCGTTCGACATCGCCGTCGACCTGGGGATGTTCGACCGCTTCGACTTCTTCTGGGACGATTTCGCCGACCGCGTGGGCTACCACGCGCCCGGGCTCCCGGAGAACTGGCGCGAGCGCAACATCCACCCGGAACTGAACTCCTGGGAGACCGTCTCGGCCATCAACGCGTCGCTGGCGGAGCTCGGCGCGGAAGCCTCCCGGCTGCTCAAGGCTGAGTACGTCGACTGGGAGGCCGAGTACGACGCGCCCGACGACCTGCCGGACTTCTAACGCACTTTTTGCTCTGCGTGAGGCGCGCTTTGCGCGCCTCACTCGGCAAAAACTTGCGGAAAAAGCGCTTCGTCCTCCCTACGGTCGTCCTCGCGCCGCCGCTCGCGCGCTACACGCGCTCGCGGCGTGACCTTACCCTAACTACCGCTTTCTTCGTGGTTTCAGTCCTCGACCGCCGCGGCAGCGTTGATAATCGTCTCCTCGCCGAACGCCGGGCCGACGAGCTGGAGGCCAACTGGGAGGCCGTCGGCTTCGCCCGCCGGCACCGAGATGGCGGGGAGGTTGGCGAGGTTCACGGGCGTCGTGTTCGCGTCCGCGAGGTACATCTTCAGCGGGTCGTCGAGGCTCTCGCCGAGCTTCGGCGGTAGAATCGGCATCGTCGGGGACGCGAGCACGTCGACGTCCTCGAACGCCTCGTCGAAGTCCTGTTTCACCCACGCGCGGGCCTCCTGTGCTTGCTTGTAGTACTTGTCGTGGTAGCCCGCCGAAAGCGCGTACGTCCCGAGGAGGATGCGGCGCTTGACCTCGTCGCCGAAGCCCTCCGAGCGCGCCTTCGCGAACGACTCGTTCCAGTTGCCCTCGTAGCCACCAGAATGGCCGTACCGGACGCCGTCGAACCGCGCCAGATTCGAGGACGCCTCCGACATCGCGATGACGTAGTACGCCGCGACCGCGTACTCCGCCGAGGGGAGACTGACTTCCTCGACCGTCGCGCCCTGCTCGCGGAGGTCTTCGATTGTCGCGTCGAACGTCTCCACGACCGCGTCCTCGGCACCCTCCACGAGTTCCGTGGGGACGCCGATGGTGAGGCCCTCGACGTCGCCGTCGGCGGCGCTCGCGAAGTCCGTGTCAGCGCCCTCCTCTCGGGTGGTGCCGTCGTTCTCGTCGGGGCCCGCAACGACGTCCAGCAGCGCCGCGGCGTCCTCGACGGTCGGCGCGATGGGGCCTATCTGTTCGAGGCTGTTCGCGTACGCGACCAGGCCGTACCGGGAGACGAGCCCGTACGTCGGCTTGATGCCGACGACGCCGCAGAAGGCGGCGGGACACCGAATCGAACCACCGGTGTCCGTCCCGAGCGCGAGGTCGGCGTCTCCCGCCGCGACCGCCGCCGCGCTGCCGCCCGAGGAGCCACCTGGGACGTAGTCCTCGTCGACCGGGTTCTTCGTCGCGCCGAAGTACGACGTCTCCGTGGTCGTCCCCATCCCGAACTCGTCCATGTTCGTCTTTCCGGGGATGGTCGCGCCCGCGTCCTTCAGGCGCTCGACGACGGTGGCGTCGTACGGCGGCACGTACGCTTCGAGCATCTTCGACCCACAGGTCGTGCGGACGCCCTCGGTGGAGATGTTGTCCTTGACGGCGACGGTCTTCCCGGCGAGCGGGCCGTCCCCGCTGCCCTCGATGACGTCCTCGGTGATGTACGCGTTCAGGCTCATTACGACACCTTCGGGCCCTTGAAGCGGCCGTCCTCGCTGTCGTCGGCGTTCCGCAGCGCTTCCTCCTGGCTCAGGCTCTGCTCGACCTCGTCGCTGCGCATCACGTTCACGAGGTCGGGTTCGGCCTCGACTTCGGGCACCTCGTCGAGTGCTTCGAAGTGTTCGAGGATGTCGCCGAACTGGTCGGCGAACTGCGCGCGCTCCTCGTCGTCGAGGTCCACGCGCGCGAGGTCCGCGACGTGCTCGACCTCGTCGGCGTCCACAGAATCGCTCATGTCTCCGGAATTGCGCGTGCCGTCGGTAAGCGTTTCGATGCCCCATGGCACCCGTTCTGTGTGGGGATTTCTGCCACAGTCCTTTTGTGCGGTCGGCCCTACTCTGTTACACGTATTAGACGTTTTCTCGACCACAGAACCCGCCCACAGCTCCCATCCCACAGCCCCCATGAGTGACACCACGCGAACCCGCGAGAAGCGCGAGGAAGCCGAGAGCGAGAGCGAGGAGTCCACAGAGGAGGTCGACGCCGACCTCCACTGCCCCGAGTGCGGCGGCCGCCTCGTCGTCGACGAGGAGCGCGGCGAGACGGTCTGCGAGGACTGCGGGCTCGTCGTCGAGGAGGAGACCATCGACCGCGGGCCCGAGTGGCGCGCGTTCGGCAGCGAGGAGAGCGACCAGAAGTCCCGCGTCGGCGCGCCCACCACGAATCTGATGCACGACAAGGGATTGTCGACGAACATCGGCTGGCAGGACAAGGACGCCTACGGCAACAGCCTCTCCAGCCGCCAGCGCCAGAAGATGCAGCGGCTCCGCAAGTGGAACGAGCGCTTCCGTACGCGCACCTCGAAGGAACGCAATCTGAAGCAAGCCCTCGGCGAAATCGAGCGGATGGCCTCCGCGCTCGGTCTCCCGAAGAACGTCCGCGAGACAGCCTCCGTCATCTATCGCCGCGCGCTCAACGACGACCTGCTCCCCGGCCGCAGCATCGAGGGCGTCGCCACGAGCGCGCTGTACGCGGCCGCGCGGCAGGCGGGCGCACCCCGCAGTCTCGACGAGGTGGCGAACGTCAGCCGCGTCGAACGGGACGAAATCGCGCGCACCTACCGCTACGTCGCCCGCGAACTCGGCCTCGAAGTCGCGCCCACGGACCCCGCCAGCTACGTCCCGCGGTTCTGCTCGGAACTCGGGCTCTCCGACGAAGTCGAGCGCCGCGCTCGCGACCTTCTGGAGAGCGCCGAAAAGGCAGGCCTCTACTCAGGGAAATCCCCGGTCGGGCTCGCGGCTGCGGCCGTCTACGCCGCCAGCCTCCTCGTGGACGAACGCATCACGCAGAGTCAGGTCAGCGACGTCGCAAACGTCAGCGAAGTCACCATCCGCAACCGCTACCACGAGATTCTGGAGGCCGGCGGCGAGGCGAACGTCGAAGCCTGACGCTCCGGGAGCGTAACCCCTATCCGCCGCGTCGCGAACCTCCGCTATGGAGACGACGCGTCACTTCACCGCCACCGTCTACGTCGTCAACGACGGCGCTACTGCGCTCCA encodes the following:
- a CDS encoding acyl-CoA thioesterase; its protein translation is MSETARLMDSYTEMTELLLPNDTNNLGRALGGAVLHWMDICAAIASMRFSGRQCVTASMDHVDFIAPIEMGEVAVVEAFVFDVGQSSIEVKVEVRAEDPVEGTERKTTTSFFTFVALDDDGKPTEVPRLACDTEAEAALRQDALDAHAEQQ
- a CDS encoding histidine kinase N-terminal 7TM domain-containing protein, producing MVALLELLTVVLLVSIAVSFAAGLLAWRERPEPGASALVLMLGGVGWWTAFLVFELQADSLARKLLWSDVQWVGVVVIPLAWLLFALAYTGRDEYVRSHVVAVLAVIPAVTVVLAATSGSHDLLYRSTSVVSYGDLVLLHRTGGPWYWVVAAYTYVLGVLGFVPLVDLIRSNAVLFRGQSTALLFGSLTPWVTNVLSVAGMLPLPEFDPTPIAFAVTGVAFLGALTQFQLFGASPAPNWRARRLVFERMDDAAVVVDRHGYVVDANESAEPLLGRSRYDAIGESVASMLPSLGPLDGECRPEHVTIAVDGDDTPFDVSVTPIHDVRDRLIGRVVTLHDVSRYFRQKQRLEVLNRAFRHNIRTDTQMILGYVGQLSVDTDEEREAVDIVEQRASRIAGLGEKARVIIDLLEREQEPTRPVSVRELLDGRVERLRDAFPGVTVDVAEFPADCRVPATLGPVVWNALENAAEHNTNENACVNISVETHDGRVQIRVADNGPGIHEGEYEVLQRGTETQLDHASGLGLWLIHWGTDIAGGHVTFADNEPTGAVVTLDVPRLD
- a CDS encoding UbiA family prenyltransferase; amino-acid sequence: MSRKQHCRAALSGDSTWFVAQLARAKHLWTVLLYSSAYLSVVTVIEVGIAMAVLSLPLSPAPAVVGLITFAVYANDRIADVDDDAVDKPEQAAFVRRHEDVLYVAAALAYGLAIALAMLGGPLALALALLPGAFWVLYASDWLPQLGSRFCRLKDVLVVNTAVVALAWAVSLTFLPVAFADGGVTPAVALVFAYFFLRSFVDTELPNVRDREGDREAGVRTLPVVLGLERTRLVLYAVDAITAAVLAYALAAGYLSVSVALALGVGLVYSLVVTSLLARYADRAWLTVAPELEYVVVGAVLSLVALG
- the gatA gene encoding Asp-tRNA(Asn)/Glu-tRNA(Gln) amidotransferase subunit GatA, with the protein product MSLNAYITEDVIEGSGDGPLAGKTVAVKDNISTEGVRTTCGSKMLEAYVPPYDATVVERLKDAGATIPGKTNMDEFGMGTTTETSYFGATKNPVDEDYVPGGSSGGSAAAVAAGDADLALGTDTGGSIRCPAAFCGVVGIKPTYGLVSRYGLVAYANSLEQIGPIAPTVEDAAALLDVVAGPDENDGTTREEGADTDFASAADGDVEGLTIGVPTELVEGAEDAVVETFDATIEDLREQGATVEEVSLPSAEYAVAAYYVIAMSEASSNLARFDGVRYGHSGGYEGNWNESFAKARSEGFGDEVKRRILLGTYALSAGYHDKYYKQAQEARAWVKQDFDEAFEDVDVLASPTMPILPPKLGESLDDPLKMYLADANTTPVNLANLPAISVPAGEADGLPVGLQLVGPAFGEETIINAAAAVED
- the gatC gene encoding Asp-tRNA(Asn)/Glu-tRNA(Gln) amidotransferase subunit GatC, translated to MSDSVDADEVEHVADLARVDLDDEERAQFADQFGDILEHFEALDEVPEVEAEPDLVNVMRSDEVEQSLSQEEALRNADDSEDGRFKGPKVS
- a CDS encoding transcription initiation factor IIB, with protein sequence MSDTTRTREKREEAESESEESTEEVDADLHCPECGGRLVVDEERGETVCEDCGLVVEEETIDRGPEWRAFGSEESDQKSRVGAPTTNLMHDKGLSTNIGWQDKDAYGNSLSSRQRQKMQRLRKWNERFRTRTSKERNLKQALGEIERMASALGLPKNVRETASVIYRRALNDDLLPGRSIEGVATSALYAAARQAGAPRSLDEVANVSRVERDEIARTYRYVARELGLEVAPTDPASYVPRFCSELGLSDEVERRARDLLESAEKAGLYSGKSPVGLAAAAVYAASLLVDERITQSQVSDVANVSEVTIRNRYHEILEAGGEANVEA